A region from the Leopardus geoffroyi isolate Oge1 chromosome C2, O.geoffroyi_Oge1_pat1.0, whole genome shotgun sequence genome encodes:
- the LOC123611384 gene encoding arylacetamide deacetylase-like 2, with the protein MGCKTLCFGLTLILFAYYIYTPLPENIEEPWKVGVLDALIKTTSLTATLLENMGLIGYAEFFSMLMKLDQTVLISDENITVMDTKFTDVPVCLYLPKKKSESQRRAVIFIHGGAFVMGSCRQVAYDFLNRWTANKLGAVVVGIDYRLAPQYQFPVALEDVISVVRFFLQDNILAKYGVDPSRICISGDSSGGTLAAKVTQLVQNDPEFKNKIKAQALIYPGLQVVDILMPSHRQNVHGPILSRDMAIKMGCLYLTKDKALPQAMRENQHMPHGSRHLFKLVNWSTLLPEKYRRNHIYTEPIIGKLNSSYPVLLDSRLSPLLVTDSQLGKLPLTYIITCEHDILRDDGLIYVSRLRNAAVNVSHDHIEDGIHGALFFMTTPFYLRVGIRISDKYINWLEENL; encoded by the exons ATGGGGTGCAAAACTCTGTGCTTTGGACTGACTTTGATTCTCTTTGCTTATTATATTTATACACCGTTACCAGAAAACATTGAAGAACCTTGGAAAGTAGGGGTCCTCGATGCTCTTATAAAAACTACTTCTCTTACG gCTACGTTATTGGAAAATATGGGTCTTATTGGATATGcggaatttttttccatgttaatgAAATTGGACCAAACAGTACTAATTTCAGATGAAAACATTACAGTGATGGATACAAAGTTTACTGACGTTCCAGTGTGTTTGTACTTGCCAAAGAAAAAGTCAGAAAGCCAGAGACGGGCTGTAATTTTTATTCATGGTGGTGCCTTTGTTATGGGAAGTTGCA ggCAGGTGGCTTATGACTTCCTGAATAGATGGACAGCAAATAAACTTGGTGCTGTTGTTGTGGGAATAGA ctatAGGCTAGCTCCTCAATATCAATTTCCTGTTGCCCTTGAAGATGTCATTTCTGTGGTCAGATTCTTTCTACAGGATAACATTCTTGCAAAATATGGAGTGGATCCTTCCCGAATCTGTATTTCAGGTGATAGTTCTGGGGGTACCTTGGCAGCAAAAGTTACTCAACTG gTACAAAATGATccagaattcaaaaataaaattaaggcaCAAGCTTTAATTTACCCTGGCTTGCAGGTGGTGGATATTTTAATGCCCTCTCACCGACAAAATGTGCATGGTCCGATTCTGTCAAGGGATATGGCAATTAAAATGGGATGCCTGTACTTGACCAAGGATAAAGCACTGCCCCAAGCAATGAGAGAAAATCAACATATGCCCCATGGATCAAGACATCTGTTCAAGTTGGTTAACTGGAGTACTCTTCTTCctgaaaaatatagaaggaatCACATATATACTGAACCAATTATTGGGAAGCTTAACTCTTCGTATCCAGTACTTTTGGATAGCAGGTTATCACCCTTGTTAGTCACTGATTCCCAATTAGGAAAATTGCCACTAACTTATATCATCACCTGTGAACATGATATCCTAAGAGATGATGGACTTATATACGTCTCACGACTTCGAAATGCTGCAGTTAACGTTTCTCATGACCACATAGAGGATGGGATCCATGGAGCACTTTTTTTCATGACAACACCATTTTACTTACGTGTAGGCATTAGAATAAGTGATAAATATATTAATTGGCTTGAAGAAAATCTATAA